In Providencia zhijiangensis, a single window of DNA contains:
- a CDS encoding helix-turn-helix domain-containing protein produces the protein MRDYEPLSNNIGRMLKDYRRRTGLTGSELAKRINVSQQQISRYENGVNNISFDKLIILFNALEMSSRDIDVFFEKMKYLFDSSVYKHSKIE, from the coding sequence ATGCGAGATTATGAACCATTATCAAATAATATTGGCAGGATGTTAAAAGACTACCGTAGGCGCACAGGATTAACAGGAAGTGAATTGGCGAAGCGTATTAATGTAAGCCAGCAGCAAATATCTCGGTATGAAAACGGCGTGAATAATATATCATTCGACAAACTTATCATACTATTTAATGCACTTGAGATGAGTAGCAGGGATATTGATGTTTTCTTCGAAAAAATGAAGTATCTGTTTGATTCTAGTGTATACAAACACTCGAAAATAGAGTGA
- a CDS encoding fimbrial protein → MRELLAVSLLLFSPFLQAGNKWKVQLPGGGMRFQGELIAEGCTVETSDRNLVVNMGQVRTNAFKAPGQDSAPTAFDLHLRECSDAVSEYISITFNGVANERNPDIFSIGDGPSTAKGVGVAIFDSKNTLIPVNSAPRKIANLRDGDMTLHFVAKYRSTSENIMGGKANAQALFSLTYE, encoded by the coding sequence ATGAGAGAGCTGCTGGCAGTTTCACTCCTTCTGTTTTCTCCATTTTTGCAAGCTGGGAATAAATGGAAAGTTCAACTTCCTGGTGGCGGGATGCGCTTTCAAGGGGAGTTAATTGCAGAAGGCTGCACTGTTGAAACTTCAGATCGTAATTTGGTAGTGAATATGGGGCAAGTGCGCACTAATGCATTCAAGGCTCCAGGCCAAGATTCAGCACCGACTGCGTTTGATCTTCACCTACGAGAGTGTAGCGATGCGGTCAGTGAGTATATATCCATAACCTTCAACGGTGTGGCTAATGAAAGGAACCCAGATATTTTTTCCATCGGCGATGGGCCTAGCACCGCGAAAGGTGTAGGAGTAGCCATTTTTGATTCAAAAAATACCTTAATTCCGGTGAATAGTGCTCCACGTAAAATAGCTAATCTGCGTGATGGGGATATGACGTTGCATTTTGTTGCTAAGTATCGCTCGACAAGCGAGAACATCATGGGCGGAAAAGCGAATGCTCAAGCACTATTCTCACTGACTTATGAATAA
- the fimA gene encoding type 1 fimbrial major subunit FimA, whose amino-acid sequence MKVKSLALVVISALSLGSVAAMAATTTVNGGQVHFKGELVNAACAVDAGSVEQTVRLGQVRTAKLAKLGDTSGSVGFNIQLNDCDTTVATSAKVAFTGVAADATNPTVLSVASSASGAATNVGIQILDGKSAPLGLDGATFSNPITLNDGANVLPFQARYFALGATTAGVANADATFAVQYE is encoded by the coding sequence ATGAAAGTTAAATCACTAGCACTTGTTGTTATTTCAGCTTTATCTTTAGGTTCAGTCGCTGCAATGGCTGCAACAACAACCGTAAACGGCGGTCAAGTACACTTTAAAGGTGAGCTAGTGAATGCAGCGTGTGCTGTTGATGCTGGTTCTGTAGAGCAAACTGTTCGTTTAGGTCAAGTTCGTACAGCTAAATTAGCTAAATTGGGCGATACCAGTGGTTCTGTTGGTTTCAATATCCAATTAAACGACTGTGATACAACAGTTGCTACTTCTGCAAAAGTTGCCTTTACCGGTGTTGCTGCAGATGCAACTAACCCAACAGTATTATCTGTTGCTTCTTCAGCTTCAGGTGCAGCGACTAACGTTGGTATCCAAATTTTAGATGGTAAGAGCGCGCCTCTGGGTCTGGATGGTGCAACATTCAGTAACCCTATCACTCTGAATGACGGTGCAAACGTTCTGCCATTCCAAGCTCGTTACTTCGCACTGGGTGCAACAACTGCTGGTGTTGCTAACGCAGATGCAACCTTCGCAGTTCAATACGAGTAA